In Amycolatopsis jiangsuensis, the following proteins share a genomic window:
- the rplV gene encoding 50S ribosomal protein L22 produces the protein MNAQNDATVEAELPTAYARARFVRDSPMKVRRVIELIKGRSAADALAVLRFAPQAASGPVAKVLASAVANAENNLQLDPETLWVKNAYADEGPTLKRIRPRAQGRAYRIRKRTSHITVEVESRPKADVKKAQSKKKAGGR, from the coding sequence ATGAACGCCCAGAACGACGCGACCGTCGAGGCTGAACTGCCTACGGCGTACGCGCGGGCTCGCTTCGTCCGGGACTCGCCGATGAAGGTGCGCCGGGTGATCGAGCTCATCAAGGGACGTAGCGCCGCCGACGCCTTGGCCGTGCTCCGGTTCGCCCCGCAGGCGGCCAGCGGCCCGGTTGCGAAGGTGCTCGCCAGCGCTGTGGCCAACGCCGAGAACAACCTTCAGCTGGACCCGGAGACGCTCTGGGTCAAGAACGCGTACGCCGACGAGGGCCCGACCCTCAAGCGCATCCGCCCGCGGGCCCAGGGCCGTGCGTACCGGATCCGCAAGCGGACCAGCCACATCACCGTCGAGGTGGAGTCGCGTCCGAAGGCCGACGTGAAGAAGGCGCAGAGCAAGAAGAAGGCAGGTGGCCGGTAG